In one window of Nakamurella alba DNA:
- a CDS encoding enoyl-CoA hydratase: MPDPSDTDIESGSDTVLIRRDGAVAILTLNRPEVLNALSAELRRALHTTIEQLDADGTVGAIVLTGAGDRAFTAGFDLKEADERGTQQDVAEENPVLAIENCSIPIIVALRGFCITGGMEIMLACDVVYADRTTRFADTHVRVGLLPGWGLSQRLARQIGIQRAKEISLSGNFVDADRAFEIGLVNRVLEPEDLMPAALALAHDFADGNREIVTTYKRLIDEGARTTLAEGLAHEAATSAAYARTLAVGDLEAGKADAAARARTRLS, translated from the coding sequence GTGCCCGACCCCAGCGACACCGACATCGAATCCGGCAGCGACACGGTGCTGATCCGCAGGGACGGCGCCGTGGCGATCCTGACGTTGAACCGCCCGGAGGTGCTGAACGCGCTGTCCGCGGAGCTGCGTCGCGCGCTGCACACGACGATCGAGCAGCTCGACGCCGACGGCACCGTCGGTGCGATCGTCCTCACCGGCGCAGGGGACCGGGCGTTCACCGCCGGCTTCGACCTGAAGGAGGCCGACGAGCGGGGCACCCAGCAGGATGTCGCCGAGGAGAACCCGGTGCTGGCGATCGAGAACTGCAGCATCCCGATCATCGTGGCGCTCCGCGGGTTCTGCATCACCGGCGGGATGGAGATCATGCTGGCGTGCGACGTCGTCTACGCCGACCGCACGACCAGGTTCGCCGACACCCACGTCAGGGTCGGCCTGCTCCCGGGATGGGGCCTGTCACAGCGGCTGGCCCGGCAGATCGGGATCCAACGGGCCAAGGAGATCTCGTTGTCCGGTAACTTCGTCGACGCCGACCGGGCATTCGAGATCGGCCTGGTGAACCGGGTTCTGGAGCCGGAGGATCTGATGCCGGCGGCGCTGGCGCTGGCCCACGACTTCGCCGACGGCAACCGCGAGATCGTCACGACCTACAAGCGTCTCATCGACGAGGGCGCCCGCACGACACTCGCCGAGGGCCTGGCCCACGAGGCGGCGACCTCGGCCGCCTATGCCCGGACGCTGGCCGTCGGCGACCTGGAGGCGGGCAAGGCGGACGCTGCTGCGAGAGCGCGCACCAGGTTGTCGTGA